One region of Ornithinibacter aureus genomic DNA includes:
- a CDS encoding DNA gyrase/topoisomerase IV subunit A has product MAKRTTTPPPGETPQDGVERVIDIDVEDEMRSAFLEYSYSVIYSRALPDARDGLKPVQRRILFGMSELGLRPDRPHVKSSRVVGEVMGKYHPHGDQAIYDALVRMAQPFTMRLPLVDGHGNFGSLDDGPAASRYTEARMAPAALLMVSGLDEDTVDYVPNYDDSLLQPGVMPAAYPNLLVNGASGIAVGMATNMAPHNLVEVIGAARHLIAHPDCSLDDLMKFVPGPDLPGGGRIVGLDGIRDAYLTGRGSFRTRAAARVEKLTPRRMGIVVTELPYLVGPEKVIERVKTLVQAKKLQGISDVKDLTDRKNGLRLVFEVKNGFNADAVLEQLYKLTPMEDSFGINNVALVDGQPRTLGLKELLRTYVDFRIEVVRRRTEFRLRKRQDRLHLVEGLLIAIVDIDEVIQLIRTSDDAATAKARLMSVFDLSEAQAEYILELQLRRLTKFSLIELESERDELRRQIEELEAILADEKLLHRTVSGELADVAKAHGTPRRTVLLESAGVPASVGAPLEVADDPCWVLLSSTGLLARTSSVDPVPADGGRAKHDAIIGAVRTTARGEFGLVTSAGRMLRMSAIELPTLPPLGGAPSLSGGAPLAVFADLPAGEEPLTIVGLDADGPGIALGTAQGVVKRVTPDHPARASWEVIALKDGDRVVGAAALRDGEEDLVFVTSDAQLLRFSASSVRPQGRAAGGMAGIRLNPGACVVFFGAVDPTSDAVVVTSSGASDALPGTQPGAIKVTPYAEYPPKGRGTGGVRAHRFLRGEDALVLAWVGARPARASGAAGVALELPEASGRRDGSGTAYPAVIGGIGSPVR; this is encoded by the coding sequence GTGCCCTGCCCGATGCGCGCGACGGGCTCAAGCCCGTGCAGCGCCGCATCCTGTTCGGGATGAGCGAGCTGGGCCTGCGCCCTGACCGGCCCCACGTGAAGTCCAGCCGGGTCGTCGGTGAGGTCATGGGCAAGTACCACCCCCACGGCGACCAGGCGATCTACGACGCCCTGGTGCGCATGGCGCAGCCGTTCACGATGCGCCTGCCGCTCGTCGACGGCCACGGCAACTTCGGCTCCCTCGACGACGGCCCGGCCGCCTCGCGGTACACCGAGGCCCGGATGGCCCCGGCAGCACTGCTCATGGTGTCCGGGCTCGACGAGGACACCGTCGACTACGTCCCCAACTACGACGACTCGCTCCTGCAGCCCGGCGTCATGCCCGCTGCCTACCCCAACCTGCTCGTCAACGGCGCGTCCGGGATCGCCGTCGGTATGGCCACGAACATGGCCCCGCACAACCTCGTCGAGGTCATCGGTGCCGCCCGCCACCTCATCGCCCACCCGGACTGTTCCCTGGACGACCTGATGAAGTTCGTCCCGGGCCCTGACCTGCCGGGCGGCGGGCGGATCGTGGGGCTCGACGGCATCCGCGACGCCTACCTCACCGGGCGGGGCTCGTTCCGCACCCGCGCCGCCGCACGCGTGGAGAAGCTCACCCCGCGGCGGATGGGCATCGTCGTCACCGAGCTGCCCTACCTCGTCGGCCCGGAGAAGGTCATCGAGCGGGTGAAGACCCTGGTGCAGGCCAAGAAGCTCCAGGGCATCTCCGACGTCAAGGACCTCACCGACCGCAAGAACGGCCTGCGGCTGGTCTTCGAGGTCAAGAACGGCTTCAACGCCGACGCCGTGCTCGAGCAGCTGTACAAGCTGACCCCGATGGAGGACTCGTTCGGGATCAACAACGTCGCCCTCGTCGACGGGCAACCCCGCACCCTGGGCCTGAAGGAGCTGCTGCGCACCTACGTCGACTTCCGCATCGAGGTCGTGCGCCGCCGCACCGAGTTCCGGCTGCGCAAGCGCCAGGACCGACTGCACCTCGTCGAGGGCCTGCTCATCGCCATCGTCGACATCGACGAGGTGATCCAGCTGATCCGCACCTCCGACGACGCGGCGACGGCGAAGGCACGGCTGATGTCCGTCTTCGACCTCTCCGAGGCCCAGGCCGAGTACATCCTCGAGCTCCAGCTGCGCCGGCTGACGAAGTTCTCCCTCATCGAGCTCGAGAGCGAGCGCGACGAGCTGCGCCGCCAGATCGAGGAGCTCGAGGCGATCCTCGCCGACGAGAAGCTGCTGCACCGCACCGTCTCCGGCGAGCTCGCCGACGTCGCCAAGGCCCACGGCACCCCACGACGGACCGTGCTGCTGGAGTCGGCGGGGGTGCCCGCATCGGTGGGGGCGCCGCTCGAGGTGGCCGACGACCCGTGCTGGGTGCTGTTGTCGTCCACCGGCCTGCTGGCGCGCACGTCCTCGGTCGACCCGGTGCCCGCCGACGGTGGCCGCGCCAAGCACGACGCCATCATCGGTGCCGTGCGCACCACGGCCCGCGGCGAGTTCGGCCTCGTCACCTCGGCCGGGCGGATGCTGCGGATGTCGGCCATCGAGCTGCCGACGCTGCCCCCGCTCGGGGGCGCGCCCAGCCTGTCCGGCGGTGCTCCGCTCGCGGTCTTCGCCGACCTCCCCGCCGGGGAGGAGCCGCTGACGATCGTCGGGTTGGATGCCGATGGGCCGGGGATCGCGCTCGGCACCGCCCAGGGTGTCGTCAAGCGGGTCACCCCGGACCACCCTGCTCGGGCGAGCTGGGAGGTCATCGCCCTCAAGGACGGTGACCGGGTCGTCGGCGCGGCTGCCCTGCGCGACGGCGAGGAGGATCTCGTCTTCGTCACCAGTGACGCGCAGCTGCTGCGCTTCTCGGCGTCGTCGGTGCGACCCCAGGGCCGAGCGGCCGGTGGGATGGCCGGCATCCGCCTCAACCCCGGCGCCTGCGTCGTGTTCTTCGGTGCCGTCGACCCGACGTCGGATGCCGTCGTCGTCACCTCCTCGGGTGCCTCCGACGCCCTGCCGGGCACCCAGCCCGGTGCCATCAAGGTGACCCCGTACGCGGAGTACCCACCGAAGGGTCGTGGGACGGGCGGGGTTCGGGCACACCGCTTCCTGCGCGGTGAGGATGCGCTGGTCCTGGCGTGGGTCGGGGCCCGTCCGGCACGGGCCAGCGGGGCCGCCGGCGTGGCGCTCGAGCTCCCCGAGGCGTCCGGCAGGCGAGACGGCTCCGGAACGGCCTATCCGGCCGTCATCGGCGGTATCGGCTCACCGGTGCGCTGA
- a CDS encoding ABC transporter substrate-binding protein, translated as MALYTKRRIAALSGVLAVALTATACGSSSDGGGDTAESGSTSSIDCAPYTAFGDLKGKTVTVYTSITAPEDAPHIASYQPFVDCTGVEIKYEGSKEFEAQLPVRVKGGNAPDIAYLPQPGLLNTLVQTGAIKAAPPEVAANVDKNMPDWKNYGTVDGTFYAAPLGANVKSFVWYSPSAFADKGYEVPTTWADLLALSEKMAAEGGDVKPWCAGIESGDATGWPATDWVEDVMLRTAGAETYDKWVNHEIPFNDPAVATALAEVGKILKNDKFVNGGFGDVKTIASTSFQDAGQPILDGTCYMHRQASFYAANWPEGTEVGPEGEVWAFYLPSVDSSSKPVLGGGEFTAAFADRPEVKAFQTYLSSVEWADERAKTCGTGGCVTANKNADPSLLKNPVDKLSAEALTDSAATFRFDGSDLMPGAVGAGTFWKGMTDWIIGKDDKATLDFIEQSWPK; from the coding sequence ATGGCCCTCTACACCAAGCGTCGCATCGCGGCGTTGTCCGGAGTCCTCGCGGTGGCACTCACCGCGACGGCCTGCGGAAGCAGCAGCGACGGCGGTGGCGACACCGCCGAAAGCGGCAGCACCAGCAGCATCGACTGCGCGCCCTACACGGCGTTCGGCGACCTCAAGGGCAAGACGGTCACCGTCTACACCTCGATCACCGCTCCCGAGGACGCACCGCACATCGCGTCCTACCAGCCCTTCGTGGACTGCACGGGCGTCGAGATCAAGTACGAAGGCTCCAAGGAGTTCGAGGCCCAGCTGCCGGTGCGTGTCAAGGGTGGCAACGCCCCCGACATCGCCTACCTGCCCCAGCCGGGTCTGCTCAACACCCTGGTCCAGACGGGCGCCATCAAGGCCGCCCCGCCGGAGGTCGCCGCCAACGTCGACAAGAACATGCCGGACTGGAAGAACTACGGCACCGTCGACGGCACCTTCTACGCCGCGCCGCTCGGTGCGAACGTGAAGTCCTTCGTCTGGTACTCGCCGTCGGCCTTCGCCGACAAGGGCTACGAGGTCCCCACCACGTGGGCCGACCTGCTCGCCCTGTCCGAGAAGATGGCCGCCGAGGGTGGCGACGTCAAGCCCTGGTGTGCAGGCATCGAGTCCGGTGACGCCACCGGCTGGCCGGCCACCGACTGGGTCGAGGACGTCATGCTCCGCACCGCCGGCGCCGAGACCTACGACAAGTGGGTCAACCACGAGATCCCGTTCAACGACCCGGCTGTCGCCACGGCGCTCGCCGAGGTCGGCAAGATCCTCAAGAACGACAAGTTCGTCAACGGTGGCTTCGGCGACGTCAAGACGATCGCCTCGACGTCCTTCCAGGACGCCGGTCAGCCGATCCTCGACGGCACCTGCTACATGCACCGTCAGGCGTCGTTCTACGCGGCCAACTGGCCCGAGGGCACCGAGGTCGGTCCCGAGGGTGAGGTCTGGGCGTTCTACCTGCCCTCCGTCGACTCCTCCAGCAAGCCGGTCCTCGGTGGTGGCGAGTTCACCGCGGCCTTCGCCGACCGTCCCGAGGTCAAGGCCTTCCAGACCTACCTCTCCTCGGTCGAGTGGGCTGACGAGCGCGCCAAGACCTGTGGTACGGGTGGTTGCGTGACGGCCAACAAGAACGCCGACCCCTCGCTGCTGAAGAACCCCGTCGACAAGCTCTCCGCCGAGGCGCTCACCGACAGTGCAGCCACCTTCCGCTTCGACGGCTCCGACCTCATGCCGGGTGCCGTGGGTGCGGGTACGTTCTGGAAGGGCATGACCGACTGGATCATCGGCAAGGACGACAAGGCAACGCTCGACTTCATCGAGCAGTCCTGGCCGAAGTGA
- a CDS encoding carbohydrate ABC transporter permease, translating into MVSTVIGAVPAAIPEPFLRAQSVPGKFFLMFFAIFFFALVFGLVLFLASLFKGKNGERVQGALFVGPAVVLLAIGLMYPAILTINQSLRGRSGEGGLTLSNYSAMFTQPELLLVLRNTALWVILVPILATSIGLIYAILIDRARGEAFAKALIFLPMAISMVGAGIIWKFVYQYKQTSRPQIGLLNAVLKLLGFETQQFLINAPLNTFMLIIVMVWIQAGFAMTVLSAAIKAIPDEIIEAAKLDGVQAFKMFRYITLPSIRAALVVVVTTIGIGTLKVFDIVRTMTGGQFDTSVVANEFYSQSFRFNAPGLGAALAVLLFILVIPIVTYNIIQMRKEA; encoded by the coding sequence GTGGTATCGACGGTCATCGGCGCAGTTCCCGCCGCGATTCCCGAGCCGTTCCTGCGGGCGCAAAGCGTGCCCGGCAAGTTCTTCCTGATGTTCTTCGCGATCTTCTTCTTCGCGCTCGTGTTCGGCCTCGTGCTCTTCCTCGCCTCCCTGTTCAAGGGCAAGAACGGCGAGCGGGTCCAGGGCGCCCTGTTCGTCGGCCCAGCCGTGGTCCTGCTCGCGATCGGGCTGATGTACCCCGCGATCCTCACGATCAACCAGTCGCTGCGCGGGCGCTCCGGTGAGGGTGGACTCACCCTCAGCAACTACTCGGCGATGTTCACCCAGCCCGAGCTGCTGCTCGTGCTGCGCAACACGGCCCTGTGGGTCATCCTCGTCCCGATCCTCGCGACCAGCATCGGGCTGATCTACGCGATCCTCATCGACCGCGCGCGCGGCGAGGCCTTCGCCAAGGCCCTGATCTTCCTGCCGATGGCGATCTCGATGGTCGGCGCCGGCATCATCTGGAAGTTCGTCTACCAGTACAAGCAGACGTCCCGCCCGCAGATCGGCCTGCTCAACGCGGTCCTGAAGCTGCTCGGGTTCGAGACCCAGCAGTTCCTCATCAACGCGCCGCTCAACACCTTCATGTTGATCATCGTCATGGTCTGGATCCAGGCCGGGTTCGCGATGACGGTCCTCTCCGCCGCCATCAAGGCCATCCCCGACGAGATCATCGAGGCCGCCAAGCTCGATGGCGTCCAGGCGTTCAAGATGTTCCGCTACATCACGCTGCCGAGCATCCGGGCCGCCCTCGTCGTCGTCGTGACGACGATCGGCATCGGGACGCTCAAGGTGTTCGACATCGTGCGGACCATGACCGGTGGGCAGTTCGACACCTCGGTCGTCGCCAACGAGTTCTACAGCCAGAGCTTCCGCTTCAACGCTCCGGGACTCGGCGCGGCCCTCGCGGTGCTGCTGTTCATTCTCGTCATCCCGATCGTGACGTACAACATCATCCAGATGCGAAAGGAGGCCTGA
- a CDS encoding carbohydrate ABC transporter permease, whose product MSTLEPVAVPDKISPEMEQTAKPRRKKKTAAGDAARAISSPWASVAAIVIAVLWTIPTIGLLVTSFRDQRAINRSGWWTAFGDPGAFTLENYRQALAPGSSAGLGQYFINTVVITIPAVALPLFLASLAAYAFAWMPFPGRDALFVAVFALQIVPLQVALIPLLDIYVNKLGFGASYWSVWLSHTIFALPLAIFLIHNFMRELPAELMEAARVDGAGHVTIFFKILLPLLTPALAAFGIFQFLWVWNDLLVSLVFLGGTPDVAPITVRVAELSGSRGSAWYLLSAGAFISMIVPVAVFLALQRYFVRGLLAGGLKG is encoded by the coding sequence ATGAGCACCCTCGAACCGGTGGCCGTGCCCGACAAGATCTCTCCAGAGATGGAGCAGACGGCCAAGCCCCGCCGCAAGAAGAAGACCGCCGCGGGTGACGCTGCCCGCGCCATCTCCTCGCCGTGGGCGTCCGTCGCAGCGATCGTCATCGCCGTCCTGTGGACGATCCCGACGATCGGTCTGCTCGTCACCTCCTTCCGCGACCAGCGCGCCATCAACCGCAGCGGCTGGTGGACGGCGTTCGGCGACCCGGGGGCCTTCACCCTGGAGAACTACCGCCAGGCACTTGCTCCCGGATCATCGGCGGGCCTCGGGCAGTACTTCATCAACACCGTCGTCATCACCATCCCGGCGGTGGCCCTGCCCCTGTTCCTGGCCTCCCTGGCTGCCTACGCGTTCGCGTGGATGCCGTTCCCGGGTCGCGACGCGTTGTTCGTCGCGGTGTTCGCCCTGCAGATCGTCCCGCTGCAGGTCGCGCTCATCCCGCTGCTCGACATCTACGTCAACAAGCTGGGCTTCGGTGCGTCGTACTGGAGCGTGTGGTTGTCGCACACGATCTTCGCGCTCCCACTGGCGATCTTCCTCATCCACAACTTCATGAGGGAGCTCCCCGCCGAGCTCATGGAGGCAGCCCGCGTCGACGGTGCAGGTCACGTGACGATCTTCTTCAAGATCCTCCTGCCCCTGCTCACCCCGGCGCTCGCAGCCTTCGGCATCTTCCAGTTCCTGTGGGTCTGGAACGACCTGCTCGTCTCGCTCGTGTTCCTCGGTGGTACTCCTGACGTCGCGCCGATCACCGTGCGCGTCGCCGAGCTGTCCGGTTCCCGCGGAAGTGCCTGGTACCTGCTCTCGGCTGGTGCGTTCATCTCGATGATCGTCCCGGTCGCAGTGTTCCTGGCCCTCCAGAGGTACTTCGTGCGCGGCCTGCTCGCAGGTGGCCTGAAGGGCTGA